Within the Planctomycetia bacterium genome, the region CCGGCGCCCGCGCCCGCCGACTGCTGCTCCTTTTCCAGCGACTCGATCAGCTTGTCGAGCGATTCCACGACGCCGTCCTGCACCTTCCTGGTGGCCGGACCCGCGCCGCCCAGATCGAGCCGGCGCCGGCTGTCCCGCATCCGCCGCGCGATGTGGTCGAGCGATCCGGCCTCGAGCGCCAGCGCATCGGCACGCAGGAGCCGGGCGACCCGTTCGTACCGCAGCGGAATCTGTCCCTGGCGCTCGAGCAGCAGGTCGATCGTCTCGACCGCCGCGGCCGTGTCGAGCAGCCAGTGCTGGCAGGCCGCGCGACAGAACAGGAGCGCTGCCGGATCGACCGCCGTGGCCGGGTCGAGGCCGGCCAGGAACGGCAGCGCCTCGTCGAACCGGTCGGCCCGCACCAACTCCCGACCGGCCCACAGGGCGACGGCCTCGCCGGCGAACGTCGAGAGCGGTCCGTCCTTCAGCCACGTGGGCGGCCCGGCCATCTGCCCACGACCGGCGAGCGACTGCCTCAGGTCGGCTGCCTGGCGATCGACGGCGGCGACGGTCTCCATGATCCGATCGAGTGGATCAACTCTGGCCGCAGCGGGACGATTCCATGCCGCCCGGGCCCGCGACACCACGTCCGGAGCGGCGCTCGTGGCCAGCCCGTCGAGCCAGGCGCCGGCCCGGGCTTCGATCTCGGCCTGTGTCGGGATCGACCAGGACGGCTCGCGGTCGAACTCCGCATCACGGGCCGGCAGCGCCGGCGCACCGGCGATCGCAGGCAGAGGCAGACCGATGATCAGGATGCCGACGAGGGTCGCCGCCGTTCCGCATCGCCGCGACTCGCTCATCGTCTGGCACCCCGGATGCACCCGCCCGGGGCCGCTGCGGACTCCCGGACCGACATTTCCAATCATACCCGCACACCGGCCCCGCGTGCAGGGACGCTGCCGCGGGGCCGATGCACGGGCCGCTGGTCCGTGCGGCAACTGTATGGGTCACGAGCCCAGAAGGGGTTGTTCCTGCCATGTCGCCGGGCTGTGGAAGCAAGCGCCGGCATGGATGCCGAAGCGCAGCGGACATGCAGTGAACGGAGGGCCGGAGGCCCGCAGAGCACGGCCGGTGACGTGGCAGGGACACCCACGACCCACGGAACATTCCGATGGACCGGGCCGCTAGGCGAGGGCCGCGAGGCCTTGCATCGCCGCGTCGCGGACGTGGAGTTCGGCCTTGGTCGTCCGGGTGCGACGCAGGTGGCCGTAGATGCTTCGGGCTGCCGGCTTGTTTCCCGAGGCCGCGAGTTTTTCCGCCAACACCAGACATGCCTTTGTCATCTGCGTCCGTTCCCAGCCCTGCGCCCCATCTGCCGCGGCGATGAGCAGCGCGGCCGATTCCGGCCTGCCGAGCCGGCCGAGGCCGTCGGCGGCCGCGAGCCGCACCTCGCGGTCCATGTCGCCGAGCGCCTGCGTGAACGCCTCAGCGCTCCTGGCATCGGCGAGCACCGCCAGGGCACCGAGCACGTTGAGCCGCGGCCGGCCCGTCGCCTTCGGCAGGGCAGCACGAAACTGTACGATCGCCCGTTCGCCGCCGATCGCCACGAGCGCCGCCGTCGCGGCGTCGGTCACAGCCTCGTCGAGCAGCACCCGGCCCAGGGGCTCACACGCCTCGTCACGCCCCGCCCATTGCAGCTCCTGACAGAGGTATGCCCGGTTCTCCGGGAGCAAGGCATTGTTCTCCAACTGCGACGCGATCGCCTGGCAGATTTCCTTCCGCAGCGCCTCGTCGCGAACGACGAGCGGATAATTCACGACGCAGTGCAGGGCGAAATGCGGCTTCGCATCGGCGGCACCGCCCGGCTCGGCGAGCAACGAAATCAGCCCCAGCACGCTCTGCTTGCCCCCCTTGGCGATGCCGGCAGTCGCGGCCTCGACCTTCTCCTTGTCCCTGGCGATCTCGGCCGGAAACTCGTCTACGATTTTCTTCAGTTCCTCGGTTGCCGACATGGCTGAACTCCTCACGGGTGTCGAAGGATGGAGACGGGCGGCAGACGCGGCGGCTCAGAGCCGCCACGGCGATCGCATCGGCTGATTGACGAGGCGGTTGGCCTCCTCGTCGCCGACGATCTGCTCCGTGACCGGATCGAACTTCAGCGGCCGGCCGCAGCGGAACGCGCAGTTGGCAAGGTGGAACACCGCCGCCACGTGGTGAGACCGCTCCGCATTGCTGCCGGTCGGCTGGCGGGTGCGGATCGCCTCGGCGAACATCGGCAGCGGAGCCAACTCGGGCAGTTCCTTCAGTTGTCGACGCCCCTCCTCGCCGAGCTTCTCGAGGAAGTACGCGTCGTCGGTGTGCCGCGGCTGAAGCCGGTCGTACTCCGGCCCCCACTCCCCGCTGGCGAGCACCCACGTAAACCCGTCGGCGTACTTCAGTTCGCACCAACCCCACATGCCGGCTGCCTCGGGATGAACGGGTGGAGCGTAGGGGATGATCTCGACTGGATGGGTCAGGTCGCGGCCGTACGCCAGGGCGGGGGTGTGGATGTGATGCGTCGCCATGTCGCCAAGGCCGCCGCCGTCGTAGTCCCAGTAGCCACGGTGCGAACCACCGTTCCGGTTTGGATTGAACGGCCGCAGGGGCGCGGGGCCGCAGTACATGTCCCAGTCGAGGTTCGCCGGCACCGGCTGGACCGGGTACATGGTCCTGCCGCTCCACTGGGCGAGCTTGAATCCGCCGCGGGTGATCAGGACGCTGTCGCACTGCTTGAGGAGGCCGTTTGCAAAAATCTTCCGTGCCGTGGTCCGAACGTCGCCCTTCCTTTCGATCTGGAAGACGCGGCCGTACCGCTTCTCGGCCGCGGCGACGGCCCGCCCCTCGGAGATGAACCGGCACATCGGTTTTTCACAGACCACGTCCTTGCCCGACTCCATTGCCGCGATCGAGATCAGGGCGTGCCAGCCGGGGTGCGTGGCGATGGCGACGACGTCGATATCATCCCGCTCCAAGACCCTGCGAAAGTCGGTGTAGAACTCCTTGTCGTCGGCCTTGTCCCTGAATCTCACGTCGCACTGGGCGACCATCTTCACGTCCTTGCCGAGATTCCCGAAGGATTGCCGCCCCTGCCCTCCGCATCCGATCAGCGCCCCGCGAATCTCCTCGCTCGGGGGCGTGTGCTCGGGCCCACCGAGTACGTGCCGAGGCACGATCGTGAACGTCGCGGCAGCCGCCGCCGATCGGGACAGACAGGCACGACGCGAGATACCCTTCCGCCCGCGGGAACCCTGCTTCGTCATCGGAACCTCCGCACGATGCTGATTGGTCGGCCCGCTGCCGCGGCCGCGTCAGGCCTCGAATGAAAAAGGGATACCACGTCGCCGCAACGCCGTCACAACCTGCCGTCAGGGCTCCGTCCGGCCGCTGACGATGTCCTGCGCCGCCCGCTCGATGCTGCGCTGCCGCTCTGCGAGCCGCCCGAGGGCGTCGACGAGTTCCGGCTCCTCGACCCGCTCCGCGCCGTCGGCGAGGAGTTGCGCGTATTTCTTCGTCCGCGTGTTCACCTTCACCTGCAGGCTGCGGAGCATCTTCAGTTCGGCGAGCTTGTCGACGAGCGGCTGCTCCTGCCGCTGGCCATCGCCTCCCCCTTGCATGCCGCCGGCCTGCTTGCCCTGCTTGTCCGCCGCCGCCGCCTTCTCGACGGCTGCCAGCAGTTCCTCGAGGCCGGTCACGAGGTCCTGGCACAGCCCCCGGGTCGTGCCGTCGACGGCAGCCCGCGCCAGCCGCGCGGCGGCCTGCGCGGCATCGTCGCGAATTCCCTCCAGGGCCTGCGGGATCGCCACCGCGGAGCCGTCGTCGCGCACCAGCGTCACGGCCATCGTCGCCTCGGCGCCGACGGCGGCTTGCTCGCGGCCGAGGCGGGCCGATTCCAGTTCCCGTTCACGGGCCGCGGCCGGCGCCGCGACGAGTCGCTCGACGCCGGCGAGCACCTCGCGTTCGACGCGGAGCATCTCGCGAAGCCGCGCCCCGAGCTGCACGAGCAGCCGCTCGACCTCCTGCTCGCGCATCTGCCGGAGGATCTCCTCCAAGGCGGAGCGGGCCGTCTCCAGTTCCTCGACAGCCTGCTCCTGCGCCCGCCGTGCCTCCCCGCGACCGGCGGCGGCGAGACGTTCCCTGGCCGCCTGCATCCGCTTCTCCGCTGCCGCGAGCCGCCGGGCCGTCCGGCGGCCCCGCGCCGCATCGTCGTCGCCGGCGTCGTCATCGGCAGCATCGGGATCGCCGCCCGCGTCCCCGCCGCCCTCCGCGGCCGGCGCAGGCTCGCTCCCGGGGGGCGTCTGCTGCCCGCGGCCCTTTCCCCCCGGCGCGCCTTGTGCTTCAGCGCCGTCGTCCGCGCCGTCGTCCGCACCGGGCTTCGGTGCAGCGCCGGCTCCGGCCTCGCGGTCATCGACGCGGCGGGCGAACCGCCCGACATCGTCGGCCAGCGACCGCACGTCCGCCGCCAGGGCCCCCTGGCGATCGGCCAGCTCCGCGGCTCGGCCTCCCGCCTCGGTGGAGCCCTCGATGTCCCGCTGCCTGGCGATCGCCTTCCCAAGCCGGGCGAGGAACGCCCGCACCTCCTCCTTGGCGCTGGCCGCCCGCCGCTCCGAGTCGCCCGATTCGAGCAGTTCCAGCAGGCCGCGCATCTGGTCGATCGCCTCCTGCTGGCTGCTCCCCGCCTTGAGGAACTGCCGCTTCTCGAGGAGCGCGACGATCGTCGTCAGCCGCTCGTCGAGCCTGCTCTCCCGGGCCTTCTCGAAGGCCGCCCGCAGCGCCGCCGAGCGGCGCGGATCGGTTGTCGAGAGCAGATCGGCGAGGCGGAGAAACGACCGCTCCAGATCCGCATACTGCCGGCGCAGATCCTCCTCCCGCTGCCGGAGCACGGCCGCCGCATCGACCGCATCCGCCGCACCTGCCGACTGCCAGGGGCCGCGGCCGGCCACGACCGCCGCCACGATCGTCAGGCAGCCCAGCAGCAGGCGGCGGGCCCGACCGGCCTTCACCCAGCGCCGACACGCTACACCACCGCCGGCTCGACTCATGGTCGCTCCAGTGCCTCGCGGGCCTGCCGCTTCTGCGTTTCGATGGTCTCGGCCCGGATCTGTTCCTGCGTCCGGAGCACGCCGCGCAGCCGCTCGATGATCTCGTTGATCGATTCCGCCTCCAACATCGTAGCCAGCACCTGCCGCATCCGCGCGATCACGGCGTCGGCCTGCCGGCCGACGGCCAGCGGGTCGGGAGCCGGCCCTCCCGGGGCCTGGCGGCAGGCCTTGGCGAGGTCCGGCAGGTCCGCCGCGGCGATTCCCGCCAGCGGCCTGGCGATTCCGCCCACGACCCGCGCGTCCAGGTCCGGGGAAAGCAGGAAATTGTTGGCTAGTTCGAGCCCGATGCCGCGAAACGCGCCGGCAATCTCGCCGGTTTCCCCCGCGGCCCGCAGCGCTGCCTCTCCGCAGCGCGTCACCGTGGAGATGGCCAACTCCGCGCCGTCCGCCTGCTGGCTGCCGAGCCGCTCCCGCGCCCGCGTCACGTCGTCGATCGCCCCCTCGAGCCGCCGGCGCAGGAGAATCTCCCGCGCCTCGAGCAGCGCCCGCAGTTCGTCGGGCGTGACGATGTCCAGCGTCCATGGGTCGCTCGTGCCGATGTTCGGCCCGCCGGCGAGCGTGCAGCCGTCGCGGGCCTCGATCGCGACGAGCAGCCGGCCGCCGGTGCCGAGTCGCAGGGAATCGATCGGCACGGCCAGCGGTTCGTCGGCGGCGATGTCGACCCTCGTCTCCCCGCCGCGCACGCGGTCGATCGGCTGCGACGCCCGCGCGGCGTCGGCAGCGGGAGCGACGGCGGACCGGAGCAGGATCGCGGCCGCGGCCAGCCCGTGATCGTCGCTGATCGCCCCCTCGACCATGATCCGGCCCCGCGGGGTCAGCGCCGTCGGCCCACCGACGAGCCGCAGGCCGACCCGCGGCGGCTCGTCGGCGACGGCCACGAGGGTGAACGCGACGCCATCCCGGTTCACGAGGCCGTCAGTGTCCTCGAGCCTGACCAGCACCGCGGTGTCGGCGAGCACCTCGTCGAGCGTGCCGCTGATCGTGCGGGTTCCCGGCGGGGCGGAGTCGAGCGTCGCCAGCGGGATGTCCGCCGCGGGCTCGTCCGCGCCCACCGACGCGGTGTTCGTCGAACGTGACGCCCCGCCAGCGCTCGAGCGCTGCACGATCCGCGCCGACCGCAGCGGCTTCGTCGCCGTGCACTCGATCTCGACCCGCGACCCGCGTGGGATCGGGATCGTCCGGGCGGCCCGCAGTTCACGGCTGCCGCCGCCGAGGTAGGCCGGAAGGACGCAGCGGATGGCGAGCCCATCGACCGCCGGCGGATCGACCGCCCGCAGCCGCAGATCGCGCATCCGCGCATCGCCGCCGCGAATCTCCAGTGCGACGTCGCGCGAGACATTCTTGAGGACGTGGACGAACGTCTGCACGCCGCCGACCACGGCGCCGCGGGTGCCCATCCGCGCAGTCGTCCAGCCGCCGGGCCCGGCCAGCCTGACGTCCACCTCGGCGGGAGGCCGGTCGCTGCCGCGGGCGTGCACGACCAGCTCCACGTCGGCTCCCCGGGCCACCGTGCGGCTGCCGTCCCGAAACCCTTCCACCTCGAGCGTCACCCGGCGCGGCCACGGCGCGGGGGAGAGGCGGAGCATGCGTTGCGCCCAGGTCATGCCGATGGCGGGCCGGACAGCCACCAGGAGGCCGACCGTGGCGGCGGCGAGCCCGGCCAGCAAGGCCAGCGACACGAGCCGGCGGCGGCGGAAGATCCGCGCCACATCGACATCGCCGAGCAGCGCCGCGGCTTCGGCCGCCGTCCGGGCGAGCAGTCGGCCGTCGATCCCCGCTTGATCGGCTGCCGCCAGCGCGATGGTGGTCGAGAGGCTGTCGCGAAATCCGGGGTGGCCGCGCTCGACGGCGATGGCGAGCGACTCGTCGGCGAGCGGCACGGCCAGCCGGGCGACGAGCTTCGTCGTCACGATCCAGCCCAGTCCGCAGAGGGCCGCGGCGCCGACGATGCCGCGCACCCAGCCCGGGGGCTCGACGCTCCAGTCGAAGGCGAGCGATCCCCAGAAGACCGCGGCCGAGCCGATCACGAGCCAGGCGAGCGACTCGATCCAGATCCACTTCCGGGCCTCGCGGCGTATGCCGTCCAGCAGCCGGCGGATGGCGATCACGGCGGCCCCGGTGTCGGTCGCGGCGGCGGGCTGGTCGATGACGATTGCCATGGCAACGGTGCGGAGGAGCGGGTTCAGGCGAGCCGGAGCAGCCGCCGGGTGATCCATTCGAGGCACAACATGCCGACCCCCGCCGCGAGCAGGATGGTGTTCAGCCTGCGTTTGAAGGCGTTGTCGGCGGACGCGGTCTCGTACTCGCGCCGCGACCGGTCGGGAATCGTGGCGGCGACCCGGGCCGAGTCGGCGGCCGTCCACGATGCCGACGTTGGGTACTCCGGCTCCCTGCCCGACGCCCGCGCGACCTGTTCCAGCAGGCCGCGGTCGAGCTGCGGGCGGGCGAGTTCGCGGTCGGGCAGTTGCGCCTGGACCCGGCGGGTCAGGCGGGCGTCGTCGCCGGGACCGAGATCGCACTCGATCTGCCACGATCCCTCGCGCGACGCCACGAATCCGCCGCGGAGCATGTCCGGCCGCGACGGCTCGGCCTCCAGCGGCACCGGCACGGTGCTGCCGTCGGGGGCGATCACCCGGCAGCGCGGCCGCGGTTCGGCCGCCGCGGGCTCCGCGAGCACGAGCCGCACCGCCACCGAGCCGCCGACGGGAAACCGGTCACGGTCCACCAGCAGCCGGCCGCGGCCGGAGCCCCGGAGCAGACGCCCCTGGGCCACGTGGCGGACGAGCTGCGTCACGATCCGCTCGTACGCGGCATCGCCGATGCCGCGCAGGCGCCACAGTTCGCCGCTGGCGACGACGACCGTGCTGCCCGAACCGTAATACTGACCGGCGATGAAGATCGGACGGGCATCGGCACCGGCGGCGCCCGCGGGGGGAACCACGCGGGCGTAGACCGTGGCGCCCGGCTTGGCGGCGCCGCTGCCGATACAGGCATGGACGCCGCGAAACTCCTCCCAGATCGTCTGGCTCGCGGCCGCCGTCGGCGCCAGCCAGAGAAACTCCGCCTCCTGTCCCGCGCGGGTGAATTCCAGCCGCATCGGCTCCGCGGAAACGATTGCCTGACCCGCCCCCAGCCGTCCGGCCCCCTCCACCGGGAGCAGGCCCCGGACGGTCAGCGCCTCGACCGCTCCCTGCCAGCGTTCGGTGCCGACGGCCCCCGAGAAGAAGATCATGCCTCCCGACTCACGGGCGACCCAGCGCTCGAGCCGGGCCTGCGCCGCGGCGTCGAGCAGCCGCCAGTCGAAGTCGAAGGCCACGATCGCATCGTAGCCGCCGAGGGCCGCATCGCTGTCCGGAAACTGGTCGAGCATCCGCCGGGCATCCTGCGAGATGCCGGGCAGGGCCGTGCCGAGCAGGACGTCGACGGCGAAGCTCTTGTCACGATGCAGCACGCTGCGGGCGAACTGGTATTCCCGGGTCGGGCCCCCGGCGACGAGCAGCACCTGCGTGACCTGTTCGACCACGTCGACCTCGATCTGCTGCGCGTCGTCGGCGGGGGTCCTGTCCTGCGCCGGCGGCCGCACCCGCACCGTGAGCGCGCGCCGGCCGGGCGTCGCGAGCCCGGGAACGTCGAACCGCACGGGAACGAGGTCGCCGTCCGGGCCGAGCACGACGTCGCGAATGGCGATGCTGCGGGCCGGTGCGGTCGCCGCCGCCCCGGGCTGACCGGCGGCCGCCTCGAGGAGCTCGACCGTCGCGGCCGAGCGATCCAGGCCCTGAGCCTGCAGGTAGGCGACGACCGCGAAGCCGTCGCCGGGCACGGCCCGGGACGGCGCCACCACGTCGGCGACGCGCACGTTCGCCGGCAGCCGATCCGAGCCGAAGCCGAGAGGATGGATCGACACCTCAGCCGTCGCGCAGGCGCCGGCGACGGCGACCGGATCGGTCCCGGCGTTGCTCGCCCCGTCCGTGAGCACGACGATGCCGGCGAGCAGCCCGCGCGGCTCCCGGTCGAGCACTGCAGCCAACGCCTCGCCGAGGCGGGTCTCATAGCCCGCCGGCCGGAGCCGGTCGCGCCAGCCGGCGCTCGACGCCCCGTCCCCGGACGCGTCCGCCGCACCATCCTCACGCCCCGCCTCCCCGGGTTCGGTCACCCCGCGCTGCGGCAGCGTCACGAGCCGCTCCGCATCGGCCTCGAACCGCCACACGGAAACCTCGTGCCGCTCCGCCAGCGCGCCGAGCAGTCCGGCCGCGTCGAGCACGGCGGCCGCGGCCCCCGCGCGGCTTGCAGCACCGGCAGGCGCACTGCCCGGCGCGCCGTCGGCCGCGGACCGCGCCGCGGGCAGCGACATGCTCGCGCTCGCATCGACGAGCACGGCCACGCGGCTCGGCAGCACCAGTTCCCGCTCCGTCGTGCGTTGCAGATCGAGCAGGGCGATCCCCACCACCGTGATCGCACCGAGCCGCAGGCCGGCCAGCAGCAGCCGCGCCGGCCAGGGCAGGTCGGCCGCATCGCGACGGTAGGTCCAGATGACGAGGGCGATCAGCGTGAGCGCCGCCAGCGCCAGCAGCGGCATCTGCCACCACTCGGAGAAGCCGTCGACGAGCGTGCTCACGATCCGCTCGCGGACGGCGCGGGCGGCGGGGGGAACCGGTGACTGACCGACGCTGGGCATGGGACCGGAGATCGCGAGAAAGGAGGTCAGCCGAACACCGGCCGCCGGC harbors:
- a CDS encoding polyketide synthase — translated: MAIVIDQPAAATDTGAAVIAIRRLLDGIRREARKWIWIESLAWLVIGSAAVFWGSLAFDWSVEPPGWVRGIVGAAALCGLGWIVTTKLVARLAVPLADESLAIAVERGHPGFRDSLSTTIALAAADQAGIDGRLLARTAAEAAALLGDVDVARIFRRRRLVSLALLAGLAAATVGLLVAVRPAIGMTWAQRMLRLSPAPWPRRVTLEVEGFRDGSRTVARGADVELVVHARGSDRPPAEVDVRLAGPGGWTTARMGTRGAVVGGVQTFVHVLKNVSRDVALEIRGGDARMRDLRLRAVDPPAVDGLAIRCVLPAYLGGGSRELRAARTIPIPRGSRVEIECTATKPLRSARIVQRSSAGGASRSTNTASVGADEPAADIPLATLDSAPPGTRTISGTLDEVLADTAVLVRLEDTDGLVNRDGVAFTLVAVADEPPRVGLRLVGGPTALTPRGRIMVEGAISDDHGLAAAAILLRSAVAPAADAARASQPIDRVRGGETRVDIAADEPLAVPIDSLRLGTGGRLLVAIEARDGCTLAGGPNIGTSDPWTLDIVTPDELRALLEAREILLRRRLEGAIDDVTRARERLGSQQADGAELAISTVTRCGEAALRAAGETGEIAGAFRGIGLELANNFLLSPDLDARVVGGIARPLAGIAAADLPDLAKACRQAPGGPAPDPLAVGRQADAVIARMRQVLATMLEAESINEIIERLRGVLRTQEQIRAETIETQKRQAREALERP
- a CDS encoding NADH-dependent dehydrogenase codes for the protein MTKQGSRGRKGISRRACLSRSAAAAATFTIVPRHVLGGPEHTPPSEEIRGALIGCGGQGRQSFGNLGKDVKMVAQCDVRFRDKADDKEFYTDFRRVLERDDIDVVAIATHPGWHALISIAAMESGKDVVCEKPMCRFISEGRAVAAAEKRYGRVFQIERKGDVRTTARKIFANGLLKQCDSVLITRGGFKLAQWSGRTMYPVQPVPANLDWDMYCGPAPLRPFNPNRNGGSHRGYWDYDGGGLGDMATHHIHTPALAYGRDLTHPVEIIPYAPPVHPEAAGMWGWCELKYADGFTWVLASGEWGPEYDRLQPRHTDDAYFLEKLGEEGRRQLKELPELAPLPMFAEAIRTRQPTGSNAERSHHVAAVFHLANCAFRCGRPLKFDPVTEQIVGDEEANRLVNQPMRSPWRL